The genome window TCATAGAATTAATTTCGCAATAACACATTTATataataatacataaacaaattAACCCAATCAAATGATTTCACAATGATATGGTACAAATGAAACAGTCGAGACGAAAACAATTGTATCATTTGATGCTTTCATTATATGTGATGTTGGAAATAGATTATTCCAAAGATAAGTTGCTGGATATTTTTTCTAACTTTGCAGTCCACTCAGGaaattcataaaataaataatcaTTCTCTGTTAAGGGTTATTCTAGTTTTTAAACACTATATATATTAATGACCATTTCTCACTCTTACATGCTCTTGAATTCATCGTCATATTTGTGTTTCTCATTAACAAAATATCAGAGGATATTATCCCTTAACACTAACTTTATTGCGCTAGGAAATTGCAGGCGGGAAATGCATTTTTCCCTTATGTATAATATCCTCTAGGTAGGAAGTAGTTATAAAACGAGAACTATGTGACAAACCTATTTATTCTCAGATTTCTTGACTCTTTGCTGATAGATATACTGCATCACATTCTTTTCATTGGGATGCATTTCCTATTTATACATTGTATCTGCTACAAATTGCTGTCTTATATTTGGATGAATATGGATCACAATGGTGAAACAGAGGATACTTCGGTATCATTGTTATCCCCAAAGAGGTCAGTCTTATTGATTTGAATATAAGCTCAGAACCTGGTTAGCTTTGAGTTAGCTTTTAAGGTATATACGCCCACGGTATAATTATGTTACATATTTTGATTCCGTGAGTACATAGAATAGAAGTTAAAGTGTTTTGTTAATCTTGTCAGGTTGAGGGGAAAAGTTGCAGTTATAACGGGTGGTGCAAGAGGAATAGGAGCAGCAACTGCAAGAGTATTTGCTGAAAATGGAGCTCATGTTGTGATTGCAGATATACTGGATGAAGTTGGTGCAAGTCTAGCTGATTCTATTGAAGGTCGATATGTGCACTGTGATGTctccaaagaagaagaagtggAATCAGCTGTGAAACAAGCAGTGGAATGGAAAGGCAGATTAGACATCATGTTCAACAATGCTGGAATTGCAGGCTTTGGAGGGAGCATTACCAACATCAAAATGGATAAGATGATGACACTGCTTGCTATAAATCTGAACGGGGTCGTGCATGGGGTCAagcatgctgcacggacaatgaTAGCAGGCAAGTAGAGACGTACGGATCTAGAGCGAGTACAGTGTGTGTGTTTATATATAGAGCTAGGCTCATTTTGAATATAAATCCTTTGCAGGCAAGCATGGAGGCACAATCATATGCTCATCAAGCTCGGCTGCTATCATGGGAGGCCTAGCATCTCATTCCTACACAATGTCAAAAGAGGCAATCCTAGGGCTTTCCCGAAGCACAGCGTGTGAGTTGGGGGTTTACGGGATTCGAGTGAACTGTATTTCTCCTCATGGTGTCCCTTCCGAGATGCTTGTGAGTGAATATCGCAAGTTTCTTGGTAATATGGAGCTTAGGCCTGATGAAGTAAGCTCAATAGTCGGGGAAAGAGGGAGTCTTCTGCATGGGAGAGGTGGAACATTGGAAGATGTTGCACAAGCTGTCTTGTTTCTTGCCAGTGATGAATCTGGTTTTATTACTGGCCACAATCTCGTCATTGATGGGGGTTACACTTCTGCTTGTAGTCAAATGAGTTTCATATACCAAGAATGAAACAAAGGTAGTTTGTCTGCTGCTGCTAATTTCTAAATGAGAAATTACAGTGTGATGACTAACAAATAAAATTATTTCGAATCTGTAGATTCATTTTCTATTTTAATTAATAAGTTTAACACTATGGGATGGAGGTTCGCATAGCCTTGCCTTTTAGTCATACATTTCTCTGTATACTttgtggtttttttttttttttttatattttataattgtGGTATCCATGTCAACTTGCGCGTAACTCGATTAATTTCATGGGGAACATGcttatatagggtaaaattggttaGCGACAGCTGTACAAATGACGATATGAATCATGAAACTGAAGACAGGTAAAATGTGAGTAAGCAAATAGTTGGCACCGGATACAAGCATGTGACCGATGCTGAGTGAGTTCCGATGGCATTGAAACTGAGAACAAAGATTTGAAAAGAAGACGTCGGTTGGGAAAGACAACATTCAATGAGCGGCCATTACAAAGAATCTCTGTATTTATAACCAACTGTTGTGCAACCACCGATGGcagttttattctcattcaagaggaaTTTGATTTGGGTATCTTATCTCCCTAAATAGAGCTATAAATAGGAAAATTAGTATCCATTATAGGACATGAGAAATCATCTGTACTTAAAGGCTATAATTTGCTCTTATTAAAAACTTACTTGCTTTTCTTTTGCTCTTAAAAGTTGTTCTTCTTATCATTTCCGGAGAGGCTCACCATATGATCAGGCTTGTATTTCTTTTAAGTTATTTTGACAATCTTGATTCTATTCTTACTTATTTCGTATTTTTTCgatcaaattaattcacatgTCTATAAACCACCTTATAAATTCAGTTGTACCtctttacgggtaaacagtttggcgcccaccgtggggcatagACAATTGTGTAATATCTTTGATCCATTCATTTGTTACTAAAaatttttgattcatttcttagcaaaagaaaaatcagatatgACAGCCAACGATGTGAACAATTCCTATAATGTTGGATCTCACAACGAATGTGAGGATGTGTTCCAACGTAACAATTAAACTAGAGAAACTCGCAATGAAAGGAGATGAAACAACTCCAGTTTGTGAAGGTCAAAATCCTCGGCCTGTAAGGAGTCTAACTCATGATGATGTGGATGACGATAACATTGTTGAAACGGTCAAAATCTTGAGAGAGAAAAAGAGGAAAATTATGAATCACTTCTTAAGGCTAGATCGGGTGATGACAGAATTGAAGCAGGTACTTTCGGTTACTTCCAGTAATTCTAATGGAGGAGTTCGGATTCCTCCCAGTGTCCCTGCAAATCAAACTGTTCAAAGAACCGGCAACGTGGCTCCAAGGAAGGAGTTCAGTTTTAACGAGGTAGGAGGTACCGGTAGTGGATCTAAGAACGATAACACCGCTAACGACCCTTTCAAAACCGggctcatgagattcatgagggaAATGAATGAACGAATGGACCAAAATGGTAAAGAATTCCATGCTCGGACGGATCAGATCTCGGGAGCACTGCCGGTGCTAAAGGGACCGGATTCCAAGAAGTATACCCAGTTACTGTTCAAACCAAGTGCAACCCCAGAGTTGAATCTGAAAAGGTTTAAGATGCCGGATATTctgaagtatgatgggactttgGACCCACATGAGCATATCACGACCTACACTATGGCTGTAAAGGGAAATGCCTTGGCCCAACACGAGATTGAATCTGTCTTGTTAAAGAAATTTGGCGAAACCCTGACGAAGGGTACTTTAACTTGGTATTCTCTGTTACTTGAgcattccattgattcttttgaaatTCTTGCAGATTCTTTTATTAAAGATCATGCTGGAGCAGGAAAGGTTCAAGCAAGGAAGGCGGATATATTCAGAATAGCCCAAGGAGAATCCAAATTATTACCAGAGGTTGTGATCCGAtttcagaaggaaaggatgttgttGCCGGCAGTACCGGATAAGTAGGTAACGGAAGCTTTTACAAAGGGTCTCAACCCATTGAGCACTGATACCTCCAGGAAATGAAGGAAAGCTTGTTCGAATTTCAGGCAACCACTTGGAGAGATGTCCACAATCTCTATGAGTCAAAATTAAGAATAGAAGATTATCAACTGAGTTCCTCGGTGTCTTCCAAGGGGCATAATCATGATCGGAATAATGAAAGGTTTAAAGCTGATGTTGATACAGATTGGAGATCTTCCAGAGGTCGCTTTCAGCCTTATAAAAGGGCCGAATGGGCAAGGAAATAAAGGTTTTCAATCATCAAATAGGTTTGATTCCGGCGGAAAAGTAGATCATGGTCGGAGTAGTAGAACTTTATAGGAGAAAGGAGCATCGGGGTCCCGAGATTCAGCGTATCCCCGATTATCCGGATATAACTTTAACATAATTTAGTAGAGTTGGTGTCAGCTATGAGAAACATTAAGGAGTCTATGTTTCCGAAACCAATTCGATCAGATCCTAGCTAGAGAGTTCCTAATTTATGGTGTGAGTTCCATGGAACACATAGTCACAGGACTGGGGACTATCGGCACCTTCGTGAAGTGGTGGCAGCAttgttgaagaatggtcacctcagagaattgcTAAGTGATAGGGCCAAGAATAATTATGGGAAAATCGTTACGCTAGGGAGTCAGCCAACTTGCTGCAGAGTCACCTTGTATGACcataaacatgatttttggtGGTGACGAGGTAAATGGGGTAACATTTTCAGCAGCAAAGAAGATGAAGATATCGGTAATTCATGGCAAGAGTATCTGAGAAGCTGCAGAAGATGACATCACCTTCACAGAATAGGATGCCGATGGACTTCTTCTACCGCACAACGATACTCTGGTAATATCTCTTGATGTTTTAGATTTAAAAGTTAAGCATGTGTTGGTTGATCTAGGTAGCTCATCCAATATCATCCAATGGAGAGTTTTGGAGCAAGCAAAGTTAACCGAAAACATAGTTTCGGCAACAAAGCTTCTGGGCGGGTTCAACTTAACAATTGTAATAACCCGGGGAGAAATTCTGCTGACCACACATGCTGAAGGAATAAAGAATACCACTatgttcgaagtggtagatggcgaTATGGGATACAATGTAATCCTCgcaaggccttggatacatgaaaTGAAGGTTCCTTCAACTTATCATCAGTTGCTGAAATTTCCCACACCAGAGGTAGTCAAGCAGATCAGAGGTGATCAACCAGCTACAAGAGAAATGAATGTGGTTACCTTGGCCAGTATCAAGGGGAAGGAAACATGCAAATAACAACTACAGGAGCCGGTGCCCTCTTCCACCCCGATTGAAAATAATGGAGAAGATGAGTCATTAGACTTTTATCAGGTACCGAGGTCTTTTCAGGTGCCAGAGGAAACAGATGCGATCAAATAAACTACTGAAGAGCTTGAACAAATGTCCTTGTTCACGGGGTTCTTAGAAAAGAAATTCCATTTAGGAACGGGGTTGAGTCCCGAACTCAAGTTCAAAATTACTGATTTTCTAAAAGCTAACATCGAtggttttgcatggtcgcattcAGATATGATAGGTATTCCATTGGAAGTGGTGtccacaagctgagtttggatcctaacttccctccggtaaggcagaagaaacgACTGATAGCAGACGTCAGAAACAGGTTTGTCAAAGAAGAAGTAATCTGATTACTAAATATAGGTTCAATTCGAGAAGTAAATTACCCTGATtagttagctaacgtagtggtagtaccaaagaagaataataaatttagaatacgtgtagattataaagatttaaattAGGCATGACCAAACGACTGTTTCTCGTTGCCAAACGTTGataaatgattgatgcaacgatcgggcatgagttaatgagttttcttgatgcATATTTCGAGTATAATAATATTAGGATGCACTCGGAAGATCAAGCAAAGACCTCATTTATCACAAATTTTTGCACATACTACTATAATAAGATGCCTTTTGGGCTTaagaatgccggagccacttaccaGAGGCTTGTTAATAAAATGTTTGAACAACAAATTGGTAAgacaatggaggtttatattgacgacatgttagttaagtctcttAATGCAGGAGATCATCTAAATCATCTCCGGGAAATATTTGACATtctaagaaaatacaacatgaagctcaaccggAGAAATGCGCCTTCGGAGTTGGTTCCGGTAAGTTCCTAGGGTTTTTGGTTTCTCAAAAAGGAATCAAAGTAAACCCCGATAAGATAAAAGCAACAGATGATATCCCGGGTCAATTAACTCGTGTGAAGGAAGTACAAAGGTTGACCTGCAGGTTGGCGGCTCTAAGTAGGTTTATCTCAAGGTCTTCAGAGAAatgtcattttttttttattttaaaaaaagaacagTTTTGTgtggactccggaatgtcagcaAGCATTGAATGACCTAAAAAGGTACCTGTCTAGCCTTCCTTTGTTGTCAAAATTGAAGGAAGGAGAGCAATTATTAATTTATCTGGTGGTTTCTGAAGTAGCAGTAAGTGTTGTCCTGGTCCAAGAGGTGGAAGTaatgcaatttcctatttattatattagtaaatTTTTATCGGGAGCAGAGACATACTATCCACACCTTAAAAAGTTGGCCCTAGCTCTTGTAATCGCTTCTCAAAAACTTAGTctttattttcaatgccatcctatAGCCGCCGTGATAACTTTACCCTTGAGGAATGTCCTTCATAAGCCTGAATTATCGGGGCATTTGGCTAAATGTGCAGTCGAAGTTAGTGAATTCGATATTGAATATAAGCCCATAACTACGATCAAgccacaagttttggccgacttcgtgGATGACTTTACTCCGGGATTAATGCCTTTAGCTGCTAAAGATGCAGTATCGGGGACGGTATCATGTGTTTGGACCTTGTTTACAGATGGAGCTTCCAACATAAATGGGTCCAGTCTCGTGATAGTATTAATCACtccttcgggagaaaccctaagacAAGCCATTAGAATCATttcattaactaacaatgaagccgagtacgaGGCTTTAGTTGCAGGACTTGAACTAGTTCGACAACTAGGCCCTGAGGTAATTGAAATAAAGTGCGACTCCCAGCTGGTAGTGAACCAGGTATATGGAATTTTCGACACCAAAGAGGAACACATGCAACAATACTTGAGTAAGGTTCAAGTATTACTTTCCTGGTTCAGGGAATGGTCGATTATACACATTCTGAGAGAAGAAAATGTGGAGGCAGACGCATTAGCCAATTTGGTATCATCCacgaaaatggaagaaactgatTCCGGCGCGGTCAATCAACTGCTGCATTCGGTATTGGATGTATACAGATATTGCAAATTAAACTTAACCAACTTaatttgggattggagaaatgagTTTATAGAGCATTTAAGGCATGGCAAATTTCCTGAAGATCCAAAATTATCCTGGGCACTACGGACTAAAGCAGCTCATTATTGTCTTATTGACTGTCAACTGTACAGAAAGTCTTTTCAATAACCATTGGCTCGGTGTTTAGGGACATCGAAGGCTGACTACATGATGAGAGAAGTTCACAAAGAAGTGTGTTGGAACCACTCTGGTGCAAACTCGTTGGTTCTCAAATTGATAATGGCTAGCTACTACCGACCCTGGATGGAGCAAGACGTAAAGACTGTTATATCCCGTACTTTTGAACGttggatttgtcgtaagataattgactaagttcaaggacaagattatttttagggttataagtatttatgctatttataacaagtgataagtaaagtcGTGAAGGTCAGAGGGTAAATGAATCGaataaaatgagtttcgtcgaagtttgtcattttgggATGAAAAatcggtccaagctataataccctgtatttatggactagtgttataccttatgaccgtgatagtaaggtatatgaagcATGTTAAAAATgattagtatttaagtgaaatgaGATTTTTTTTTAATGATAGAAACTATTTTCTCGTTAGAAAAGAAAgctatctttttaccattttgatAAGTAATAGTACAAAAGTTTGTACGCTTGATAAAATATTGGAAAAAAAAGATTATATTATgatgaaatatatttttttagatATCTCCATATTTATGAAATGTTGTTATATGTATTATGAGATATTTTTGATTTATTAGAATTTTAAgtatatgtataatttattaaatattagATTGTCAAGGAGATAATAAAGTTAATAAGTAGATTAATGGATATGTGTTGGCAAGAACATTTATCCCACATGTAGTTTTGGGAGACAACATTTAGTgactaaatactactagaggtaAAGGTGGCATTCCCATAAATGGATTAGAATGTGACTTGTACACATGTGGACCCCATGGTCCACAATGATATCTACATGACAAAGATAAGTATATACGCATCAACCTCTAACATTAATTAGGAAATGAAGGCAACTAAAGTATTTTGGCTCTTTCTCTTCTTGGAAACCCATCTTCTTCTCTTTCCCTTTTTAGTTGTCCATGAGGTGCAGCAAGAATGAATTCAAAATTTCATTCCACAACGTGTTTTCTCTTAGAAAAAAAAACATAGCTAGGAACGAAAAGGCTCTCACTTTGCTTACTATATTCCACAATATTTTCTAGTCATTTTAAGAAGGAGTGTTTGGTTCTTGTTCAAAATTAAGAGAGCAAAAATTGTTCTTGGCAAGCTAAAGTGAAAGTGGTTGATAATTTCATCAAgtaaggtatgttaagactaatccttcattattttggcatgatttaAGTAACAAAACGTAAACGTAATGTTGTTCAATAAGTAATTCTACTCTTAGTAGGTAAGGatgtctacgttattcattcTTGTAAAAtaatattcaagcatgtctaagtatgtttctaGTTCCGTATTGAGGcatatgataaagatgttaatgttcataatataatgatacatgcatcttcatgcatttaccaccatgCTACGACCGGTTGGGtagtcatgcatattcatttaccaccgtctTACGGGCAGGCATATTAATTTACCACTGTACTACGGTCGattgggcagacatgcatattcatttaccagcgttctacggccggttgggcagacatgcatattcatttatcaCCGTGCCACGACCGGTTGGGCAgccatgcatattcatttaccactgtGCTACGTAGGTCAGGAAGTTATGCATTTACTACcatgctacggccggtcgggcagtcaggcatttaccaccgcgcgacggccggtcgggcagttaccactgatcagttgggaagccatgcatcatacgatatggaaaTAGTCTCAAAGaaaagcattatatatataagtatgcatatacgataGCACTTCAGaggttcaggttgattcttatatctctTTCATTAatattgacttattgttatgtttcaagtcttccttacatactcggtacattattcgtactgacgttctTTTTGTTGTGGatactgcattcatgcctgcaggtgtaGGAAATCAGTTTGTCGAGCCCTCATAGTatacgaggttagcattcagcgaaagatcggtaagactccacttcattcggagtgcaaccgagtctataagtcatcgtgtgAGAGTTTTACTGCAcacttatgggtaggtcggggcctctCCCGTTTGATGccaaatactcttagaggctttgtagacacaggttcattatgtacagtatgtcagaggccttgacgcccgtgtgtattcatgttttaagtccGATGGATCGTTAATACATCGTTTGCCCACTTACAGTTATACATTATGTGTGTTGGCTTTGTTGGCCCATGATATTTACAAAAAGAATGAGTTtagccaactcgacctatgtatgttctggTTTTcgtcgaacgatcatgagttacataGTGGTTCGCTCAAGctagtaaggcaccgggtgccagccacgcctccccagggtTGGGGCGtgataaggtggtatcagagcaggtcgtgTCCTACGGAGTCTACAAAGTTGTGCCTaatagagtctcacttatgggtgtgttaCGCGTCACATTTATAATTGTGAGACTATggggcatttaggaaatgttacccttcttttgtttccagatcgtgccacagagttgagtcgtaagaagtcagtatgaagcttccgCCAAATTttatatgcaccagaggtgcaagtatcaCAGTAGAGCTTTAGGGTGTGGATGTAATTcccacctatgtggaagggggGTAATGAAAGCGACAGAAGATATGATGCaaattgaaaggtaagtaaggtaaaggtgaagaagatatgagatactcaagtgcagatGGTTGTGAGTAGTTCAGACTTCCGATAGAGGTtgggttttagtttagtttacaCAGGAGACTCTAGCAAATATTTTGTAAAtatctaagagttaacattcgaggaaaaatatttctaaaggggagaaggatgttacatcccataCTTTTGAACGttggatttgtcgtaagataatagacataagttcaaggacaagattatttttggggttataagtatttatgcgatttataacaagtgataagtaaagtcGTAAAGGTTAGAGGGTAAATGAATCGAATAAAATGAGTTTCCTCGAAGTTTGTTATTTTGGAATAAAAAaccggtccaagctataataccctgtatttatggactagtgctataCCTCATGACTGTGATAGTAAGATATATggagtatgttaaaagtgatgaTTATTTAAGTGAAATGAGATTTGTTTTAAATGATAGAAACTATTTTCTTGTTAGAAAAGAAAgctatctttttaccattttgatAAGTAATAGTACAAAAGTTTGTACGTTTGataaaatattgaaaaaaaagATTATTTTATGATGAAATAAATTTTTTTAGATATCTCCATATTTATGAAATG of Nicotiana tomentosiformis chromosome 7, ASM39032v3, whole genome shotgun sequence contains these proteins:
- the LOC104111128 gene encoding short-chain dehydrogenase reductase ATA1 — its product is MHFLFIHCICYKLLSYIWMNMDHNGETEDTSVSLLSPKRLRGKVAVITGGARGIGAATARVFAENGAHVVIADILDEVGASLADSIEGRYVHCDVSKEEEVESAVKQAVEWKGRLDIMFNNAGIAGFGGSITNIKMDKMMTLLAINLNGVVHGVKHAARTMIAGKHGGTIICSSSSAAIMGGLASHSYTMSKEAILGLSRSTACELGVYGIRVNCISPHGVPSEMLVSEYRKFLGNMELRPDEVSSIVGERGSLLHGRGGTLEDVAQAVLFLASDESGFITGHNLVIDGGYTSACSQMSFIYQE